The DNA segment ACACCGCTTACAGCAGCCGGCAAAGGACACACAATGTCCAAAACGAGCAAGTTTGTAAGTATCTCGGCTGAGGGTCGATCCGCTACACTGGTCCCGCTTTACCGTTGCAGTCGTTCCCCGGAAAGTGATTTGTCATGTTGGTTGTTTTCCTGCCAAAGGGACGGAATGTTTATCGCAAACGCGGACAAAGGAACACGCAGCTTGACCGATCACGAACGGAGGGTTGGATGTTCCAAGCCTAGGCTTGCTTTGCCTAGCGAACGGATGCGGCGGGCTGGTGCTGGCACAGGGGGAAACCGGTTTAATATTTTGGCAATCCTCAAGATCCTTTCTAACCTCAAACCCATCAATGCATTTCTTGCAGGTGCTGCGAATCCAATCAGCTGACGGTACAAAGCGCATCGAAACAGAGCCCTCAAGCACGACGAAAACGCTGTACGAGCTCGTGCGGGAAGTCTGTGGGTTCAATCACTACGAATTTGCGCTTTTCCGCGAGAGAAACTTCACAAAGGAGGTACGTCGTCGTCGCACGATGACAAGCGCCGAGCACTGACGTGGTCAAAGTGTGTGCATTGTATTTCTGTTCCTATattgtttcaggttgtttccAGCGGCTCGCAAGAAGTGAAAGATGTTGGTCTAAAACATGgtgatattttatatttacgTCTAGTAGAGGGCCCGTCTACGTCGAAGGCCGCGGTAAGTGCGTCGTGGAAGGGATTTGTTGCTGATGATTATTAATTTGAGCGCATTTTCTCACCACCAGGAACGAAGTGCATCCGTTAACTCGTTAGCTTCAAGCCACAGTTCCACGTTCAGTAATGCTTCATTCAGCCGAGAGGCTACACCGTCAACCAGCTCGAAACCATCCACatcggcagcggcagcagcagcagtagccacAGAATCGTCTACCATCCCGCAGGAGGATGCAGTCGATCTGGAGCTGTACAAGCAGGACGGACGTATCAAGCGTGATCGTGATGAAAAGCTGTACGTTATCGCGTACCTTCTTCCCTTAGTTGCACAGGCTTTGCGATGGTATTAACTGATCTCTTTCCAATTTAAGCTGCCGCCACAACTCGAACGGTCGCTGCGTGCACTGCTCGGCGCTGGAACCGTGGGATGAAAACTACCTCAAGGAGCAGAAGATAAAGCACTTCAGCTTTCACTCCTACCTGAAGAAGCTAACGTCCGGGGCCGCCCGCGGCAAGTTTGTCGCGCTCGAGGACCTCAACTGCAAGATCAAGTCCGGCTGCCGGGATCATCCGCCGTGGCCGAAGGGCATCTGCTCCAAGTGTCAACCGTCGGCGATCACGCTTAATCGGCAGCCGTACCGGCACGTCGATAACGTGATGTTCGAAAACACGGGCATCGTCGAGCGGTTCCTCAACTACTGGCGAACGACCGGGCACCAGAGAATCGGGTTCCTGTTCGGCAAGTACGAGATCCATCCGGACGTACCGCTCGGCATTAGGGCACGGGTGGCCGCCATCTACGAGCCGCCGCAGGAAAGCAACCGCGACTCGATACGCCTGCTGGACGATCCGCACGATGCGGACGTGGACGAGCTGGCCCGCCAGCTCGGGCTGCAGCGTGTGGGGTGGATTTTTACCGACCTGCTGAGCGAAAATCTGGCCAGCGGGACGGTGAAGCATGTGCGCAACATCAAGACACACTTTCTGACCGCGCAGGAGTGCATACTGGCGGGGCATTTGCAGAACAAATACCCGAACCGCTGCAAGGACTCGTCGAACGGGTACTTTGGCTCGAAGTTTGTGACCGTGTGCGTGACGGGTAAGTGGCCGGGATGGGTTTGTGGATGTGGAGGGACATTTTTGAACCcgttttattcattttgcaCCATTTGGTTTGGGTTTTAGGCGATGAGAAGAAGCAAGTGCACATGGAAGGATATGCCGTATCGGCACAGTGTATGGCGCTGGTGCGAGACAACTGTCTCATTCCTACGAAGGATGCTCCTGAGCTGGGATACATTCGTGAGTCGTCCGACAAGCAGTACGTACCGGACGTTTACTACAAGGTAGGTGGCCAATTCCATGCGATTAATCATGAGTCAAGCGTAAGGGGAAATGGTTTGTGTATAAATTGAATAACAAACATCTGTTTAGGTCATTATTGGGACAGTTTTTGGACCTGTTTTCGTACATTTTATGCTTTAAATGCatagaaaaatgtgaaaatgtggttgatattttttgtgtaattaGGTCATATATTCGACACTGTCGGTACTGATTTGTATGAAATGTCATGGGAAGGTCGAAAATCAATCGCTATCTTTGAACGAGACAACAAGGCTTTATTTAAGGCATTACTTTAATTAAGTTGAAGGGGGCTCTGTGTGGATGATCTGCTCATACAATGTTTTGCCAGCATTTTTCAATCATGCATTTGGCTCTAGTTCCAAATTGGACAAACGTAGTTACAACTGTTTGTTCCGGATCCGTATTGCTCACATCATGTAACATAGTCGTTCGGACATATGCAATGAAACTAAACACCACGCCAAATGCTATTTTATTTCACAGTTTTATTTAGCCGTTCTACCGTTGAAGGGTCTTGATCCGTTGAttataatgtgtgtgtgttttaatatGCAAATTACCCGATCCACTCACGCTCAGCTCCTCGCATAGCTTCGCCACCCTTCCCACCCACCTTACCGTCGTATGTCGCAGCATATTACACGTAAAGAGCGCACACTCAACTAATAAACCGCCCCGAGAGCACGTACTGTCGATTGTACCGTTTCCCTTGGTTCCTTATGCTTATAAAAATCGATTCTTCTATTACCTTTGCCGCCTCCCCACCGCCACCTCGGACGAATACCGAATGCCCCTGTACCTGTGCGTCTTCCCTCCCCCTTTTCCACATACATACTGAATGCACACCGAAACACGTGCTAATGTTGTGGTGAATTTACTGTGCTGTGGTTGTGGCTCTTATCATCGCCGTGAAACGATTCCGGCTACCACCGGCTGAAGCTACCGCTTCTCTCGTGCGCTATAATATACCGGTCGGCGTGAGAGTAAATCCGCTAATACGTACGTTTTTGTGTCGGTCTGTGACGCATTCGATTTTAATGATGTCGCTTGCACACTTACTCTGTAGCCCCCACGATTGCGTATGTACGATTTCATCGGAAATACTGTCACTCTAGTTTTTAGCACGCGTCCGTACGCGTCGTCGTTGGCTTGTACTTTCGTTATTCCATTGTATGGTTCATTGCAACGCCGGTTTCGATCGGTAAAGCTTATCTTATCTGCCACTCACCCACAATCCAGTGCGCTGGGTGGGCGGGTATTGATAACTCTTTTCTGTGCCAGCAAAACAGAGGACAAACAGATACTCTCTCCTGGCGGTCTCCCATGGTGGCCTGCTGCCGTCTGCAGACACGCTTTACCGTTCACATCCAATTTGAATCCGTTCCTCTGGTAATGATTGCAAGCGGATTTGGGAGTGATCATTTGAACAATACTAGTAACTAtgctgttgtttggttttggtacACATTTAGCAGTAACATAACATACATTTCacataaaaatatttgtattACATTAGCGTATCCCGTGTTGCCGACCGCGCTTGTTGTCTATATTCACCGTGACAAAAGTACAATTTGCTAGCGTGCAATCCGTGCGCTTCAAAGTGCATTTTCGTGTGTTGAAATACgcgttttttgcgtttttgtttttgctgtccaTCTAATACAATCATACCACCGATATAGTAATGTTACGTCAAGCGCAAATTGCGCAAACTGTGCTGCTTGTACGGGGAGACTCGATTCGTTGCGAAcgagcaaaacgaaaaaaaggcaaatgaaaGCACTTTAAACGGTCATCGaagtttgatttgtttttcctcaACTTAAactaaataattaaacaacaGCAAGCTTGTTTAGAGCCCCAATGCTTTGAACGACTCCCCATTCcgtgcgctctctctctctttgtcgtCCCATGTCGTCCCGTGTTAGATTCCATTCGAATTTTACGTTTTGTATAAACATTGGAAAGCAAAACTGTTGCGAGACTCGTCTTCGCCTAGCTTCGAACGCGTTTGCTTTAGATTccgtgtatttttgtttttgcttcatttcgttTTACTACCAATTTGTCACCGATTTTGTACTTGCTTCAAAGGATGGGCGGGCACGGGGAAGCTTTAGGTATCGCGAGTTTTAAATATGTATACGCTTCGACGCATTATTtatgcggtgtgtgtgtgtgtttttctgttttttcgttttcgttaAATATAACCCCCGCATCCCCGCTGTTTTCTCTTTCGCTTCCGCGCCGTCCCCTCACCTCGCTTGCCTATAGTATATAGTTCGTCTACGCATGCAAATTCACGAAACGCATGCCCGCATGTCGCCGCTTCTCGTGCCCAGCTTCTTACCCGGAAggattttgtttcgctttgtgTTGTCGATACGGCAGGGGGGTGCAAATAGGCTGGgtaagaggaggaggaggaggggaaaAAGAACTGGAGGAGATGCTTTGTTTAGTGCGTTTTACCGTTCTCTCCGGTAGGAAGGATAGCCCCGATGCGCAAGGCCCTTCTCTTGTAAGTGTTACGTTATGGTTGCTTCTTTTATCTTGTTTCAATTGTACTTTGATACCGTTTTTACTTGATCAATTAACAGACCTTCTAATATGCGGTTCTGGTTCTGGCTTTGGGGGGTTGTAGGATGTAAGGTTTGTTCTTGGGTTCGCCAACATTCGTTCGATCTCTGCTCGATTATACGTGCGGGTgtgctattattattattattattattattggtaGGTTcggtttacgtttttttttgtcattccaAAACATTCAGTCTCTTCACAGTTCATCGCTACAGCGCTTACAATTGGCTCGCAAAGATCGCGCGCCAATCAGCCGGTGTCCTGTTTCGTTTATATCTCTACTTTCTCTTCGACAATCGCCTTGCATCGAACTATACACTGTTGTAAATAATTGCTCATTGCTCCACACAAaacgcttacacacacacatacatttatgTACAGTGAATGTGGGAGAGTAAAAGTTtaaatagtgttttttgttgttgctgttttcccccttttttttgatTGGTTTTGAGTTCGCCGAACCAGGAAACGGATACTATTTGTCAGCAAAATGCTTAAGCAGCACAGAATCGAGATGATTCACCGAATGCACTCATGCACTTAGAACGTGTTCTAATTAACATAAACTCTACatgccgtttttgttttggtttttttgttgttgtacggTGTGTGCTGTGCCGAGCGAGAGAATCGTGGATATGGCTTCGGTATTCCGTTCCGCAAAAAATGTTCCgtttatagtgtttttttgtgttgttttgtttggtaccACCGCCGGTTTGGTTGTACCGTGAAAGGTTAACGCTTTGTGTAACACATTTATGCTTAAAtacatgtatatatatatatttgtttggtttttgtttcatgtatATGTTTCTTTGCACACCGTTTTGCCTGTTTGCTCGCGTTTGCTTTCTGTGTCTGTCCACTACTGCACAATAAAAATATAGCGTTTTTCTGCAGGTAATATAACGTTTCCGTATTTATGCAGCAGggaatatatataatatatagtttgggttgtttttgtttttcttcttttcctttgtTACATTTCGAACCTCTATAACACTTGTTTCGCTAACGCGCGTTTTCCAAAAAACTCTGTCCCACGctcatctcgctctctctctgtctctgttgtatggtttgtttgtgtttgtatatatatatatatatatatatatatatatatatatatatatatatatatatatatatatatatatatattcttttctttcttcataCATTTAACGGTTTCGGGTTCGTTTCGCGTGCCTACTTTTCCTTTCCTACGTATGTTTTGCTTAAAGCCTACTCACGTTTTTACTACAATCCAATACGCGCTTAGCGGCGTGCACGTCACACGTTTTTACGAGTTTTCACCTAACATTTAACAGTTAATACAATGCATTGTACTTTCTTTACGTTCATGatttattcccttttttcgtggtttcatgctttttttttgtttaacttgTGTGATTTGCTTCTGTGCTTGTGTTGATTTGCTCCTcgtgggtgtgtgttgtgttgtattgttttgttttatattcttTCGCTTCATTTATACTATTCTTCTGTTTTGTCTCCATTGTTTTTAACACATTATGTTGTTAGCATATTTAACGCACTTGAAATACGAGGCGTGTGCATCGCTGCATCATTAAAATTGTGTTCATTGGCGTTTGCTttccccttcccttccccGCGCCCAGTGTTATCGTTACCGTTGGatcaggtgtgtgtgtttgtgtcgatACATACGGATGCACGTGTGTAAGTGCACGATCCTAACAGCTTCATTTCGCTGTAGATGGCTTCTTCGTTTCCCTCGGAAGATCTTGCGATGCGAGTGCGCGTGTCTATGTCTCGTGTGCACTGTCCCTATCCATCGGTGAAATTGTGAAGCGAAAATCCACCACCTTTGCTTTCCTCCTATCCAGTGTAACCTACCCCtagttgtgttgtgtgtgtatcaatTAGTAGCGACCTACTCTTCGTGATATCCCTGCCCCGTGACTTGTGTTCGATAATCGGCgggacccccccccccccccccccccagtgtATACGCTCTTccatcacgatcacgatcttGTCGTCTCTAGAAAGTTGTACATGTGTTCGCAAGCAACGACAACGACTCGCTGCTACGTGTGTGGCGCGCTCTTCCGTTGCTAAGCAGGAGTCGCTGTTGCTCCCCTATCGAGCGGTGAAGTATAATAGTAATCGTCTCTCATATATCCTAAGGAAAAGCTACACCTATCCGTGTCTAATCCGGTTCCGAGTTTGCTCGTTTGCTATGTTTTGTTAGTAATCGCTACCGTGCCGCCGCTTGCCCGACCCGACCCCTAACCTACCCTACTGCCGTCGTGTGTGCGCGGTGCGCCGTTCAGTCTAGTAGAAGCCGATCTTACTACCgccaaatgaaacaaaaaaaaagaccccGGGACATTACGTGTTTGGTCCGTTACCGTTAGTAGTGCGCCGTTAAATTGCTCCCACGCTTCGCTTTTTGCCGTGCGTGAACTAGTGAACTAGTGTTAAAaattaccaacaaaaaacggtGTGGGAAGCCTTTGGAAGGCGAACCGAAAGGAACGACGAAGTATGAATCTAATTAACAATACTAGTCAAAcgatcagtgtgtgtgtgtgtgtctatgtgacAGACAGAGAGGCGTAAGGGGACAAACATAATGATAATTACGCTACCTATATCCTAACAACGCGTCCCTGCTCTACCCTCCGCCCATTGCGCTCCGCACTACATAAACTCAACAATGGAATAGAAGCGACGAACTTCTTCCACAACACGCTTTGCTCTTTGGCCATTTGCACTGTGCACTATCACTATTCATGCCCTCCCTATCGTCCccgaacaaagcaaaaaaccccACCCAACCCCTAATGTAAGTAACAGAACGAATCGCTATCGACAGaggaacaacacaaaacacgtgTAGTTGTTACACCTTAAAGGGTCGTCTACATCACCACCTACTGCCACTTGCCACAGTTCGCGATCAGCACCGTGCTTTGCGGCTTGCCGGCCGAATCGCCCGCCTGGCTGATCTTCTCCACCAGGTCCAGCCCCTCGACCACGAACGCGAAGATGCCGGTGAAGCCGCGCATCTCCCGCAGGATGATGCGGAACTGCGACCCGACCAGCCCCATGTTGTCGTGGCGCTTCTGGCTGCGCCGCATCCCGACCGACCCCCGGATCGCCAGTATCTTCGTGTCGTCCGGCATGAAGAAGCCCTCCTCGAACACGGACCGGCCGCCCCGCCCATTGTTCAGCTCGAAGTCGCCGGTAATGATGCTCTCGTTCTCCCAGCACTGGAAGATGCTGCAGCCCTTGTAGCCGAAGCCGAGCTCGCCCGTGCACAGGGCGCCAAAGTTCTTCGCCATCTTCGGCGCGACGTCGTTCCGCACCTCGATCAGGATGCGCCCGAACGGTTGGCCGTTGATCTCGACGCTGAAGAAGTAGATCGGGTACACGTGCACGGACGGATTGCAGAGCAGGgtggcggcgacggcggccgcggccgccgctgcagcagccgccgaGCTTGGCGAttggccgccgccgccgccgccgcccttGCCCGCACCGACCACGATCGAGGACGAGCCGGACGACGCCGGTGCGGCCGGGACGAGCGACACGACGCTCGAGCAGGACGAGGACGACATCAGGCCGCCCGGGGAGGCGAGCTGCGAGGaatgttggtgctgctgctgctgctgctgcagtgcgACGGCTGCATGCTGATGCTGGAGGGCGGACGTGCTGCCGTTCAGGATCTCGCTCAGATAGCCCGAGCCGGAACCGGACGTGCGGGCCGAGCTGGAACCGCCGGCCCCGTCGCCCGCCGTCCGCCCGCTGCCCGGCGCCATGCGGTCCTGGGGCGGTGCGATCAGGATGGCCGAGGCCATGTCGTGCAGCTGGCTGGCGTATGTGCCGGACCCGGCCagttgatgctgctgatggtgttgttgctgctgctggtgatggtgaagCTGCTGGGCGACGTGGTGATGCAGATGGTTCATGCTCACGTGACTCGGTGACTGCTGATGGACGTAATGGTGTCCACCGCCGAGTGTGACACCTTCCAGCGGACCACCGCCAAGCTGTGACGagagttgctgctgctgatgttgctgatgttgctgttgctgctgctgctgctgttgctgctgctgcgagggATGATGTTTGGTGGTGAGGACGTGGCGCGAGTACAGCTGCGAGATGCAGTAGTTCGCAAGCAGCAGTATCGAGTTGTGGTGGCCGTTGATCGCGGCCGAGGACGAACCGCCCATCGCCCCCCCATTGCCGAACGAGAGCGGATCGATCGCGTTCAGGTTGGACAGCGCCTGCTTGATCAGGTCGAAATCGAACAGCACGCCGTAGTGCTGGATCAGATCGTCCAGCTTGCACTGGAGCAGCATCTCCTGGTACTTGGACTGCAGCCGCTGCTTCTCGATGTGCAGGTTCGCGTACAGCTTGTACGCCTCCGCCGGCGACTGCTGGTCGAGCATGCCGAGGTACAGCTTCGCCTTCGTCAGGTTGCTGCGTATCTCGGCCACCTCGAACGTGGGCAGATGGTTGATCAGCTCCGTCTCGACCTGCGTCTTGAGCGCGGTGCACGCCTCCAGTATCTTGAGCAGGAAGTCGCGCTGCTTGAACACGAAGTGCTGCA comes from the Anopheles coluzzii chromosome 2, AcolN3, whole genome shotgun sequence genome and includes:
- the LOC120960983 gene encoding nuclear protein localization protein 4 homolog; the encoded protein is MSKTSKFVLRIQSADGTKRIETEPSSTTKTLYELVREVCGFNHYEFALFRERNFTKEVVSSGSQEVKDVGLKHGDILYLRLVEGPSTSKAAERSASVNSLASSHSSTFSNASFSREATPSTSSKPSTSAAAAAAVATESSTIPQEDAVDLELYKQDGRIKRDRDEKLCRHNSNGRCVHCSALEPWDENYLKEQKIKHFSFHSYLKKLTSGAARGKFVALEDLNCKIKSGCRDHPPWPKGICSKCQPSAITLNRQPYRHVDNVMFENTGIVERFLNYWRTTGHQRIGFLFGKYEIHPDVPLGIRARVAAIYEPPQESNRDSIRLLDDPHDADVDELARQLGLQRVGWIFTDLLSENLASGTVKHVRNIKTHFLTAQECILAGHLQNKYPNRCKDSSNGYFGSKFVTVCVTGDEKKQVHMEGYAVSAQCMALVRDNCLIPTKDAPELGYIRESSDKQYVPDVYYKEKDVYGNEVQRLGRPLPVEYLLVDVPASTPLVPLYTFLERKDAKQYFPVENRMIDGHIQDFAALANYLAKSRSLPFLDAVSDFHLLFYLYRMEDMLPMKSQLGPLLEAVRDKDKAKANEWKTREVWKTLEELIEASSNHDDSSMSNDVEFVPSGDAEQNWICTFCTFINSRELPACEICNLPRSRQ
- the LOC120960982 gene encoding uncharacterized protein LOC120960982 → MDFTPLPSELEELILCSCCHLPFNETDALPKLFSCRHYFCLKCVNQVLLKGNELYCVHCWKRTELTGPDMKPDALPTHNAILYLSQNLSMISSGSSSSSVTAANKKPPDKPNGGGGGGGGEGSSSTSSGTSNGGGGTAIVVAGGVPSPTSSTAAAAAAVVPATPPGNGAGPSGISVIVGGAGNAGGNTSSSSSSVASGISAVAVTAGSSGAANGSVMTGVVGVPPPSNGSAAGVIGSGAGGLVSGIGLGVGGTVVSAIGSGKYRSKGENCLTHAMPNALWCLKCSAALCRGCASGDEHRQHPVKTQAEARDHIRTDIASDLLLMQKSLAELQHFVFKQRDFLLKILEACTALKTQVETELINHLPTFEVAEIRSNLTKAKLYLGMLDQQSPAEAYKLYANLHIEKQRLQSKYQEMLLQCKLDDLIQHYGVLFDFDLIKQALSNLNAIDPLSFGNGGAMGGSSSAAINGHHNSILLLANYCISQLYSRHVLTTKHHPSQQQQQQQQQQQQHQQHQQQQLSSQLGGGPLEGVTLGGGHHYVHQQSPSHVSMNHLHHHVAQQLHHHQQQQQHHQQHQLAGSGTYASQLHDMASAILIAPPQDRMAPGSGRTAGDGAGGSSSARTSGSGSGYLSEILNGSTSALQHQHAAVALQQQQQQHQHSSQLASPGGLMSSSSCSSVVSLVPAAPASSGSSSIVVGAGKGGGGGGGQSPSSAAAAAAAAAAVAATLLCNPSVHVYPIYFFSVEINGQPFGRILIEVRNDVAPKMAKNFGALCTGELGFGYKGCSIFQCWENESIITGDFELNNGRGGRSVFEEGFFMPDDTKILAIRGSVGMRRSQKRHDNMGLVGSQFRIILREMRGFTGIFAFVVEGLDLVEKISQAGDSAGKPQSTVLIANCGKWQ